A region from the Sutcliffiella horikoshii genome encodes:
- a CDS encoding glutamine--tRNA ligase/YqeY domain fusion protein has protein sequence MEHNPANSNFIRNIIKEDLESGKRNHVITRFPPEPNGYLHIGHAKSIVINFDLADEFNGKTNLRFDDTNPLKEDVEYVNSIKEDVKWLGYDWDGLFFASDYFEEMYNRAVLLIKKGKAYVDDLSADEIRAYRGTLKEPGKDSPYRDRSVEENLDLFERMRKGEFGNGEKVLRAKIDMKSPNINLRDPVIYRISHATHHNTGDKWCIYPMYAFAHPIEDAIEDVTHSICTVEFEDQRPLYNWVVEETEMAGTPQQIEFGRLNITNAVMSKRKLRKLVEEGIVDGWDDPRMPTISGLRRKGYTPEAIRAFVRETGVSKGSGFVDSQMLDHFVREDLKLKSPRTMGVVRPLKVVITNYPEGQVEMLDAEINPENPEMGTRQIPFSREIYIEQEDFMEDPPKKYFRLFPGNEVRLKHAYFIKCEDFIKDEDGNVVEIHCTYDPETKSGTGFTGRKVKGTLHWVEASQAVPAEFRLFEPLLLDEEPESEVEAEVANVAGTEEESVEVEKSFLDHVNPNSMKVLNGFVEENMKGVAPQEKFQFFRHGYFNVDPKHTTADKLVFNEIVSLKSSFKL, from the coding sequence TTGGAACATAACCCAGCAAACTCGAATTTTATTCGAAATATCATAAAAGAGGACCTGGAATCCGGCAAGCGCAACCATGTCATCACCCGCTTCCCTCCAGAGCCAAACGGTTACCTACATATCGGACACGCAAAATCCATCGTCATCAACTTTGATCTTGCTGACGAGTTCAACGGAAAAACGAACCTGCGCTTTGACGACACCAACCCTTTAAAAGAAGATGTTGAATATGTTAACTCCATCAAAGAAGACGTTAAATGGCTTGGCTATGATTGGGACGGACTATTCTTTGCATCTGATTACTTTGAAGAGATGTACAATCGTGCAGTTCTTTTGATTAAGAAAGGCAAAGCGTATGTGGACGACCTGTCTGCTGATGAAATCCGCGCTTATCGTGGGACTTTGAAAGAGCCAGGAAAAGACAGCCCATACCGCGACCGCTCTGTGGAAGAGAACCTTGACCTATTTGAGCGCATGCGTAAAGGCGAATTTGGCAATGGTGAGAAAGTGCTTCGTGCAAAAATTGACATGAAGTCACCGAACATCAACCTGCGCGACCCTGTCATCTACCGCATTTCTCATGCAACCCACCACAACACAGGAGACAAATGGTGCATCTACCCAATGTATGCCTTCGCACACCCGATCGAGGATGCGATTGAAGATGTGACTCATTCTATCTGTACGGTGGAGTTTGAAGATCAACGTCCACTATACAACTGGGTAGTGGAAGAAACAGAAATGGCTGGAACGCCACAGCAAATCGAGTTTGGCCGTTTGAACATCACCAATGCTGTTATGAGTAAGCGTAAGCTACGCAAGCTTGTGGAAGAAGGAATTGTGGACGGTTGGGACGACCCTCGTATGCCGACGATTTCCGGACTGCGCCGTAAAGGCTACACACCGGAAGCTATCCGCGCATTCGTTCGTGAAACAGGTGTTTCCAAGGGATCCGGTTTCGTTGACTCGCAAATGCTAGATCACTTTGTGCGTGAAGATCTGAAATTGAAGTCCCCTCGTACGATGGGTGTTGTACGTCCGTTGAAAGTGGTCATCACCAACTATCCTGAAGGACAAGTGGAAATGCTGGATGCGGAAATCAACCCGGAAAATCCAGAAATGGGCACAAGACAGATTCCTTTCTCCCGCGAGATCTATATCGAGCAAGAGGATTTCATGGAAGATCCACCGAAAAAATACTTCCGCCTCTTCCCTGGCAATGAGGTTCGCTTGAAACATGCTTACTTTATTAAGTGTGAGGACTTCATTAAGGATGAGGACGGCAATGTGGTGGAAATCCACTGTACGTATGATCCGGAAACCAAGAGCGGTACAGGCTTTACAGGCCGTAAAGTAAAAGGTACCTTGCACTGGGTGGAAGCGTCCCAAGCTGTCCCTGCTGAGTTCCGTTTGTTCGAGCCGTTGTTATTAGACGAGGAGCCTGAGTCTGAAGTGGAAGCTGAAGTGGCAAATGTTGCTGGCACCGAAGAGGAATCTGTGGAAGTGGAAAAGTCCTTCCTTGACCACGTGAACCCGAATTCCATGAAAGTGTTAAACGGTTTTGTGGAGGAAAACATGAAGGGTGTGGCGCCACAGGAGAAATTCCAGTTCTTCCGCCACGGCTACTTTAATGTGGATCCAAAGCATACGACTGCCGATAAGCTTGTGTTTAATGAGATTGTGTCGTTGAAGAGTTCGTTTAAGTTATAG
- the katG gene encoding catalase/peroxidase HPI, whose protein sequence is MDNENVGKCPFTGEGSDKPIKGTKNKDWWPNQLDLHVLHQHDTKTNPLGEDFNYAEEFQKIDYASLKEDLHNLMTDSQDWWPADYGHYGPFFIRMSWHAAGTYRQADGRGGGGSGSQRFAPLNSWPDNGNLDKARRLLWPIKKKYGNKLSWADLLVFAGNVAIESMGGKTIGFGGGREDIWQPEEDVNWGPEKEWLGDNRYSGERDLENPLAAVQMGLIYVNPEGPNGEPDPKKSAFDIRDTFKRMGMNDEETVALTAGGHTFGKAHGAGDPSHVTEEPEGAGLEHQGFGWKSTHETGHGAFTITSGIEGAWTPTPTKWDMSYFDLLFGYEWELTKSPAGAYQWAPIDPDEEHLAPDAHDPSKKVKTMMTTADMAMRMDPEYEKISRRFHQNPDEFADAFARAWFKLLHRDMGPRDRYLGPEVPEEEFIWQDPVPKVDYTLTDAEIEDLKAKLLNCGLSVSELVKTAWASASTYRHSDRRGGANGARVRLSPQKDWEANEPEQLAKAINVLEDLQSTLDKNVSLADLIVLGGSAAVEKAAKDAGFDVKVPFTPGRGDATQDQTDEENFEVLEPVSDAFRNYHKKEYSLKPEEFMVDKAQLMDLSAKELTVLIGGLRVLGANHGDTKHGVFTERVGTLTNDFFLTLLDMGVEWKPVEGEGYYEARDRQTGELVRTATRVDLVFGSHSVLRALVEVYAQDDSQEKFVKDFVAAWVKVMDADRYDVKVKK, encoded by the coding sequence ATGGACAATGAGAACGTTGGAAAGTGCCCATTTACGGGGGAAGGTTCTGATAAGCCAATTAAAGGAACGAAGAACAAGGACTGGTGGCCGAACCAGCTTGATTTGCATGTGCTTCACCAGCATGACACGAAGACAAACCCACTAGGGGAAGATTTTAACTACGCAGAGGAATTTCAAAAGATCGATTATGCAAGCCTGAAAGAGGACTTACATAATCTTATGACAGATAGCCAAGACTGGTGGCCGGCGGACTATGGTCATTACGGGCCGTTCTTTATCCGTATGAGCTGGCATGCTGCAGGTACATATCGTCAAGCAGATGGACGCGGAGGCGGCGGAAGCGGATCGCAGCGTTTTGCACCGTTAAACAGCTGGCCTGATAATGGAAACTTGGACAAGGCACGCCGTCTCCTTTGGCCGATTAAAAAGAAATATGGCAACAAGCTCTCTTGGGCTGACTTGCTCGTTTTTGCAGGAAATGTTGCGATTGAATCCATGGGTGGAAAAACAATCGGATTTGGTGGCGGCCGTGAAGATATTTGGCAGCCTGAGGAAGATGTAAACTGGGGTCCTGAAAAGGAATGGCTTGGTGACAACCGTTATTCCGGCGAACGTGACCTAGAGAACCCGCTTGCTGCCGTACAAATGGGATTGATCTACGTTAATCCGGAAGGACCAAACGGTGAACCAGATCCGAAGAAAAGTGCCTTTGATATTCGAGATACATTTAAACGGATGGGAATGAATGATGAAGAAACCGTGGCATTGACTGCCGGTGGACATACATTCGGAAAAGCCCACGGTGCTGGTGATCCATCTCATGTGACAGAAGAGCCAGAAGGAGCAGGCCTTGAACACCAAGGTTTCGGTTGGAAGAGCACCCACGAAACAGGCCACGGCGCATTCACGATCACAAGTGGAATCGAAGGTGCATGGACACCAACCCCAACTAAATGGGATATGAGCTATTTTGATTTACTGTTCGGATATGAGTGGGAGCTGACGAAAAGCCCGGCTGGCGCCTACCAATGGGCACCAATCGATCCGGATGAAGAGCATTTAGCTCCAGACGCTCACGACCCATCCAAAAAAGTAAAAACGATGATGACGACAGCGGACATGGCAATGCGAATGGACCCGGAATACGAAAAGATCTCTCGCCGCTTCCATCAAAATCCGGATGAGTTTGCTGATGCCTTTGCACGTGCATGGTTCAAGCTGCTTCACCGTGATATGGGACCTCGCGACAGATATTTAGGACCTGAAGTGCCGGAAGAAGAATTCATTTGGCAGGATCCGGTTCCGAAAGTTGACTACACATTAACAGACGCAGAGATTGAGGACCTTAAAGCTAAACTATTGAACTGCGGTCTCTCTGTCAGTGAGCTTGTTAAAACTGCTTGGGCTTCTGCCAGCACTTATCGTCATTCGGACAGACGCGGTGGCGCAAACGGTGCCCGCGTTCGCCTTTCCCCTCAAAAGGATTGGGAAGCAAACGAGCCTGAGCAGCTTGCAAAGGCTATTAATGTATTAGAAGACCTGCAGAGTACTCTGGACAAAAACGTCAGCCTTGCAGATCTTATCGTACTTGGCGGAAGTGCTGCTGTTGAAAAAGCAGCCAAAGATGCGGGCTTTGATGTGAAAGTTCCATTTACACCAGGCCGCGGTGATGCCACACAGGACCAAACAGACGAAGAAAACTTCGAAGTATTGGAGCCTGTTTCAGACGCATTCCGCAACTACCATAAGAAAGAATACTCCTTAAAGCCGGAAGAGTTCATGGTAGACAAAGCTCAGCTTATGGACCTATCTGCAAAGGAGCTGACTGTTCTGATTGGAGGCTTGCGTGTCCTAGGTGCGAACCATGGCGACACCAAGCACGGCGTCTTCACGGAGAGAGTCGGTACGCTCACGAACGATTTCTTTTTGACTTTGCTTGATATGGGTGTGGAATGGAAGCCAGTAGAAGGAGAAGGCTACTACGAGGCACGTGATCGCCAAACAGGCGAACTCGTTCGAACCGCTACAAGAGTAGACCTTGTCTTTGGTTCCCACTCCGTCCTTCGTGCCCTTGTCGAAGTGTACGCACAAGACGACAGCCAAGAAAAGTTTGTAAAAGACTTTGTGGCTGCATGGGTGAAAGTAATGGATGCAGACCGTTATGATGTGAAAGTGAAAAAATAA
- the glmS gene encoding glutamine--fructose-6-phosphate transaminase (isomerizing) — protein sequence MCGIVGYIGTQDTKEILLKGLEKLEYRGYDSAGIAVMNENGVHVFKEKGRIADLREVVDNDVLASTGIGHTRWATHGVPSKVNAHPHQSTSGRFTLVHNGVIENYSQLKREHLQGVELVSETDTEVVVQIIEKFANEGQHVEEAMRRTLSILKGSYAIALLDNEDPETIYVGKNKSPLLVGVGKGDFNVVASDAMAMIQVTDQFVELMDKEMVIVKKEAVTIKKLNGEIIERAPYTAELDASDIEKGTYPHYMLKEIDEQPLVIRKLIQKYQNENGELTIDSDIINAVNQSDRIYIVAAGTSYHAGLVGAQMIEKLAKVPVEVHVASEFNYNMPILSEKPLFIFISQSGETADSRAVLVQVKELGYPALTVTNVQGSTLSREADFTLLLHAGPEIAVASTKAYTAQLGVLSIFAAVLAESKGHNLEFDLVQDLGIVANAMEVLCDAKEELEDIARKFLATTRNCFFIGRTMDYYVGLEGALKLKEISYIQAEGFAGGELKHGTIALIENGTPVIAISTQEQVDLSIRGNVKEVVARGANPCIISMKGLETEEDSFVVPPVNELLSPLVSVIPLQLISYYAALHRDCDVDKPRNLAKSVTVE from the coding sequence ATGTGCGGAATCGTTGGATATATCGGAACACAAGATACAAAAGAAATTCTTTTAAAAGGTCTAGAAAAGCTTGAATACCGTGGGTATGACTCTGCTGGTATTGCTGTAATGAACGAAAACGGCGTACACGTATTCAAGGAAAAAGGCCGTATTGCGGACCTACGCGAAGTAGTGGACAATGACGTTTTAGCATCAACTGGAATCGGTCACACTCGCTGGGCAACTCACGGTGTACCAAGTAAAGTAAATGCGCATCCACACCAAAGCACGTCTGGTCGCTTTACACTTGTACACAACGGAGTTATCGAGAACTATTCACAACTTAAACGCGAACACTTACAAGGCGTAGAGCTAGTAAGTGAAACAGATACAGAAGTAGTTGTACAAATCATCGAGAAATTTGCAAACGAAGGACAGCATGTGGAAGAAGCAATGCGTCGCACTCTTTCCATCCTTAAAGGTTCTTACGCGATTGCTTTACTGGACAATGAAGATCCAGAAACAATCTATGTAGGAAAAAACAAGAGCCCTCTATTAGTTGGCGTAGGAAAAGGTGACTTCAACGTAGTGGCAAGTGACGCAATGGCGATGATCCAAGTGACGGATCAATTCGTGGAGCTGATGGACAAAGAGATGGTTATCGTGAAGAAAGAAGCGGTAACAATTAAAAAGCTGAACGGCGAAATCATCGAGCGCGCGCCATACACTGCTGAACTTGATGCAAGTGATATCGAAAAAGGCACATACCCACATTACATGTTAAAAGAAATCGATGAGCAGCCATTAGTAATCCGTAAGCTCATCCAAAAATATCAAAACGAAAACGGCGAGTTGACGATTGATTCTGATATCATCAACGCTGTTAACCAATCTGACCGCATCTACATCGTAGCAGCGGGAACAAGCTACCACGCAGGTCTTGTTGGAGCGCAAATGATTGAAAAGCTTGCGAAGGTACCTGTAGAAGTACACGTAGCAAGTGAGTTCAACTACAACATGCCAATTTTATCTGAAAAGCCGCTATTCATCTTCATCTCTCAAAGTGGAGAAACAGCGGACAGCCGTGCAGTACTTGTACAAGTGAAAGAGCTTGGTTACCCGGCCCTTACTGTTACAAACGTACAAGGATCTACACTGTCCCGTGAAGCGGATTTCACATTGCTACTTCACGCAGGCCCTGAGATTGCAGTAGCTTCTACAAAAGCATACACGGCACAACTTGGCGTTCTGTCTATTTTTGCTGCAGTACTAGCGGAATCTAAAGGACACAACCTAGAATTCGACCTAGTGCAAGACCTGGGTATCGTTGCAAACGCAATGGAAGTTCTATGTGATGCAAAAGAAGAGCTTGAAGACATCGCTCGCAAATTCCTGGCTACAACAAGAAATTGCTTCTTCATCGGCCGTACAATGGACTACTATGTAGGTCTTGAAGGTGCATTAAAACTAAAAGAAATCTCCTACATCCAAGCAGAAGGATTTGCTGGAGGAGAATTGAAGCACGGAACGATCGCCCTAATCGAAAATGGTACACCAGTTATCGCCATCTCCACACAAGAACAAGTGGACCTATCCATCCGCGGTAACGTGAAAGAGGTAGTAGCACGTGGTGCCAACCCTTGTATCATTTCCATGAAAGGCCTAGAAACAGAAGAAGACAGCTTCGTTGTACCACCAGTAAACGAACTGCTATCTCCACTAGTTTCAGTTATTCCGTTGCAATTGATCTCTTACTACGCAGCACTTCACAGAGATTGTGACGTAGATAAGCCACGTAACCTTGCGAAGAGCGTTACAGTGGAATAA
- a CDS encoding b(o/a)3-type cytochrome-c oxidase subunit 1, producing the protein MRQAAEVDIHDSKLSMAYIYIAFAALFLGTMAGVVQGLVRGGLIELPYSISYYQLLTAHGVLLALVLTTYFIYGFLHAGMSRTLGTMTPFERRLGWIGFWVLTIGTLLSFAMILTNDASVLYTFYAPLQASPLYYVGLTLFVVGTWIGGASLLAHYIRWKKQNRGQITPLFSFMTVGTILLWYVASIGVAATVLLQFLPWSLGLVDNINILLSRTLFWYFGHPLVYFWLLPAYIAWYVCIPKIIGGKLFSDSLARLAFVLFLLFSIPVGFHHQLMEAGISEFWKYLQVVLTFAVIVPSLLTAFSIFATFELAGRAKGARGAFGWVRKLPWKDARFFAPFMGMLFFIPAGTGGIINASNQMNAVVHNTLWVVGHFHITVGSTVILTFFGIAYWLIPVLRGRAFTARMNKLAMTQTILWTIGMFFMSGAMHLLGLLGAPRRTAYTTYQDHATAAAWFDGVFANQVTMALGGVILFVASMLMIYIVINLTFFAPKAHTEFPIGEVAEDAGETPRILENWKLWIGIAVALILFAYTIPLMDMIQNAPPGSPPFRPW; encoded by the coding sequence ATGAGACAGGCAGCGGAAGTAGACATTCACGATTCAAAACTAAGCATGGCCTATATTTATATCGCCTTTGCCGCGCTGTTCCTTGGAACGATGGCAGGTGTGGTCCAAGGGCTTGTCCGCGGGGGGCTGATTGAGCTTCCTTACAGCATCAGCTATTACCAGCTGTTGACGGCACATGGCGTGTTGCTTGCCCTCGTATTGACCACCTATTTCATCTACGGCTTCCTTCATGCCGGAATGAGCAGGACACTCGGCACGATGACACCTTTTGAAAGAAGATTAGGCTGGATTGGATTTTGGGTACTCACAATCGGTACTCTATTGAGTTTTGCAATGATTTTAACGAATGACGCATCGGTCTTATATACTTTTTACGCGCCATTGCAAGCCTCTCCCCTCTATTATGTAGGACTGACCCTGTTTGTGGTCGGAACCTGGATAGGCGGGGCAAGCTTGTTAGCACATTATATCCGCTGGAAAAAACAAAACCGTGGTCAGATTACACCGTTGTTCAGCTTTATGACAGTAGGTACCATCCTTTTATGGTATGTCGCGTCCATCGGGGTTGCCGCGACTGTGTTGCTTCAATTCTTACCTTGGTCCCTAGGTCTTGTTGATAACATCAACATTTTATTGAGCCGCACATTGTTCTGGTACTTCGGCCATCCGCTTGTGTACTTCTGGCTCTTGCCAGCCTACATCGCTTGGTATGTCTGTATTCCTAAAATCATCGGCGGAAAGCTTTTCAGTGATTCACTAGCTCGCTTGGCTTTTGTCTTGTTCTTGCTGTTCTCGATTCCAGTTGGCTTTCACCATCAGCTGATGGAAGCTGGTATCTCTGAGTTTTGGAAATACCTGCAGGTTGTCTTGACGTTTGCCGTCATCGTTCCTTCCCTGTTGACTGCCTTCTCTATTTTTGCCACGTTTGAATTGGCAGGTCGGGCAAAAGGAGCTCGTGGTGCCTTTGGGTGGGTACGAAAATTGCCTTGGAAGGACGCACGCTTTTTCGCTCCGTTCATGGGAATGTTGTTCTTCATTCCGGCTGGAACCGGCGGAATCATCAATGCCAGTAACCAGATGAATGCTGTTGTCCATAACACTCTTTGGGTGGTGGGGCATTTCCACATTACCGTTGGATCAACCGTTATCCTGACCTTCTTCGGAATCGCGTACTGGCTAATTCCGGTCTTGCGCGGCAGGGCTTTCACCGCACGTATGAACAAGCTTGCGATGACACAAACGATCCTTTGGACAATCGGTATGTTCTTCATGTCTGGTGCGATGCACTTGCTTGGGTTGCTCGGGGCACCACGACGTACCGCCTATACCACTTACCAGGATCATGCCACAGCCGCCGCTTGGTTTGATGGGGTCTTCGCAAACCAAGTGACAATGGCACTCGGCGGCGTCATCCTATTTGTCGCATCCATGCTGATGATTTACATCGTCATCAACCTTACCTTCTTCGCACCAAAAGCCCATACGGAATTCCCGATTGGCGAAGTGGCGGAAGATGCGGGGGAAACACCACGTATTTTAGAAAACTGGAAGCTATGGATCGGTATTGCAGTGGCACTAATCTTGTTCGCTTACACGATTCCGTTAATGGATATGATACAAAATGCACCACCAGGATCACCGCCGTTCAGGCCTTGGTGA
- the brnQ gene encoding branched-chain amino acid transport system II carrier protein, giving the protein MNNKMPFSFVLAIGFMLFALFFGAGNLIFPAMLGQSAGTNIWSANAGFIVTGVGLPLLGVLALGYSGKSDLQSLASRVHPVFGLAFTVILYLAIGPLFAIPRTGTASFEMGIRPFLSEETSSLGLLIFTILFFGVTVFFSLKSTKIVDIVGKVLTPLLLVFIGILIATAFIFPIGSFQAPTENYVDGSFFTGFQEGYLTMDALAAFVFGIVVINAVKAKGATTKKEIMIAVTKAGSIAAGLLAIIYTSLSYIGASSVGALGLLENGGAVLSGASNHFFGAYGGLLLSLIVIGACLTTSIGLIISCSSYFNKLLPSISYKTFVILLSTISAIFANVGLTQLIAVSVPVLVAIYPFVVCLMALTFLHSFFNGKKEVYQGSMIFTSIVAITDALKAAGMSIAPLEDLFATVLPLYEVGLGWILPAIIGGILGFVWGKVIKEKPQNVHLERKAS; this is encoded by the coding sequence ATGAATAACAAAATGCCATTTTCATTTGTACTAGCTATCGGTTTTATGCTTTTTGCTTTATTCTTTGGTGCGGGAAACTTAATTTTTCCAGCCATGCTTGGTCAATCTGCAGGAACGAATATTTGGTCTGCTAATGCGGGCTTTATTGTTACCGGGGTTGGCTTGCCTTTACTTGGAGTATTGGCATTAGGATATTCGGGGAAAAGTGATCTCCAGTCCTTAGCAAGCAGGGTACATCCCGTTTTCGGACTTGCTTTTACGGTTATTTTATATCTAGCAATTGGGCCTCTCTTTGCCATCCCTAGAACAGGGACCGCTTCCTTTGAAATGGGAATCAGGCCGTTCTTATCTGAAGAAACAAGCAGCCTAGGGTTATTGATCTTCACCATTCTATTTTTTGGCGTTACCGTCTTCTTTTCATTGAAGTCTACTAAAATAGTTGATATTGTCGGAAAAGTTTTAACGCCACTATTACTGGTTTTCATAGGGATATTAATTGCAACGGCCTTTATTTTTCCTATCGGCAGCTTCCAGGCCCCTACAGAAAATTATGTAGATGGCTCTTTCTTCACAGGATTCCAAGAGGGATACCTGACAATGGATGCCCTTGCTGCCTTTGTATTCGGAATTGTTGTCATCAATGCCGTAAAAGCAAAGGGTGCGACAACGAAGAAAGAAATCATGATCGCTGTCACAAAAGCAGGCAGTATTGCAGCAGGACTTCTTGCCATCATCTATACTTCTCTATCTTATATTGGAGCTTCAAGTGTCGGAGCATTAGGGTTATTAGAAAATGGAGGCGCGGTGCTATCGGGTGCATCCAATCACTTTTTTGGCGCTTACGGTGGGCTATTACTAAGCCTGATCGTTATTGGCGCTTGTTTAACAACTAGTATTGGTTTAATTATTTCTTGCTCTTCTTATTTTAATAAGCTATTGCCAAGCATTTCTTACAAAACTTTTGTTATTCTGTTATCCACGATTAGTGCAATTTTTGCAAACGTGGGCTTAACTCAATTAATCGCCGTATCCGTACCGGTGTTAGTTGCGATCTATCCATTTGTTGTTTGTCTTATGGCCTTAACATTCTTACACTCATTCTTTAACGGAAAAAAAGAAGTGTACCAAGGAAGCATGATTTTCACTTCCATTGTGGCAATCACTGATGCGTTAAAGGCAGCAGGTATGAGCATTGCCCCACTTGAAGACCTTTTTGCTACAGTTCTTCCTTTATATGAAGTAGGTTTAGGCTGGATTCTCCCGGCAATTATCGGTGGTATATTAGGGTTTGTTTGGGGGAAGGTTATAAAAGAAAAGCCGCAGAATGTACATCTTGAGAGAAAAGCAAGTTAA
- a CDS encoding GntR family transcriptional regulator, with amino-acid sequence MPIPSNYSSPTRVSAKKRAFAQIQEWIIDGTLQPKEKLNDAELAQALGVSRTPIREALQLLNVQGLVEMFPGVGTQVTSVNKEDITKILPPLGALEALAAELATPLITQDTIDTLREINTAFAHAIKKGDFYSALKQDEQFHNIIVENAQNPYLANSVSNLQAHVLRLYFHQSIILTSASIEEHESMLKAFENRDKETAAKIARTNWLRAIDEFYAEQKDSGE; translated from the coding sequence ATGCCCATACCTTCTAACTATTCATCACCCACTCGTGTGTCTGCCAAAAAGCGCGCTTTTGCTCAAATTCAAGAGTGGATCATTGATGGAACGCTTCAACCGAAAGAAAAGCTGAATGATGCGGAGCTTGCACAAGCATTAGGTGTAAGCAGAACGCCTATACGGGAAGCGCTACAACTTTTGAATGTTCAAGGTTTAGTGGAAATGTTTCCAGGAGTTGGCACGCAAGTCACCTCTGTAAATAAAGAAGACATCACCAAGATCTTGCCTCCATTAGGGGCTTTAGAGGCCTTAGCGGCTGAACTGGCAACACCCTTAATTACCCAAGATACTATCGATACATTGCGTGAGATAAATACTGCATTTGCTCACGCCATTAAAAAAGGGGACTTTTATTCCGCTTTAAAGCAGGATGAACAGTTCCATAATATTATTGTAGAAAATGCACAGAACCCGTATCTGGCTAACTCAGTATCAAATCTACAGGCACATGTTCTGCGTCTCTATTTCCACCAATCCATTATATTGACAAGTGCTTCTATAGAAGAGCACGAATCTATGTTAAAAGCATTTGAAAATCGAGATAAAGAAACGGCGGCTAAAATAGCCCGCACTAACTGGCTGCGAGCTATTGATGAGTTTTATGCGGAGCAGAAAGATAGTGGGGAATAG
- a CDS encoding MFS transporter — MGFVVVMALIFTIPFIWLGWSAIDAGNGKREKIDWKKPSILLFIIIALVGAMNYYFYHSYQLPLLPNFFEGIIGLTVTGAIVFIIAIVNIIVSITHKGAPKSVHNPKAVWAFAGILGVAFLLLFSLVYPTAQKAAYVHKIETAMQALAESETDKEVTVLFMNSEKNCVRRRTESCSDEGYQNYFFAKNNLEEEKDVQVRIRALNADKEELKVVDSNIMTLDAGELRLVETEETNDKTSIWSKSTFETDYQIYYYEYMYRFRDTSEE, encoded by the coding sequence ATGGGATTTGTCGTTGTCATGGCTTTAATTTTCACCATCCCTTTTATATGGCTCGGATGGTCGGCCATTGATGCCGGGAATGGAAAAAGGGAAAAGATAGATTGGAAGAAACCTAGTATTCTGCTTTTCATCATAATAGCTCTCGTAGGCGCGATGAATTATTACTTTTACCACTCCTATCAACTGCCCCTATTGCCAAACTTTTTTGAAGGCATAATAGGGCTTACCGTTACTGGGGCTATTGTATTCATCATAGCGATCGTCAATATCATTGTCAGCATTACGCATAAAGGAGCTCCAAAATCTGTTCATAACCCTAAAGCGGTGTGGGCCTTTGCTGGTATATTAGGAGTTGCCTTCTTGTTATTATTTTCGTTGGTCTACCCTACCGCTCAAAAAGCTGCATATGTTCACAAAATCGAAACTGCCATGCAGGCACTAGCTGAATCTGAAACAGATAAGGAAGTCACCGTTCTTTTCATGAACTCTGAAAAAAATTGCGTCAGACGAAGGACGGAAAGTTGTTCAGATGAAGGTTATCAAAACTACTTCTTCGCAAAAAATAACTTAGAGGAAGAAAAAGACGTACAGGTCCGGATACGTGCACTGAACGCCGATAAGGAAGAGCTAAAAGTCGTGGATTCCAATATCATGACCCTTGACGCAGGCGAACTGAGACTAGTGGAAACAGAGGAAACAAACGATAAAACGAGTATTTGGAGCAAATCTACCTTTGAAACGGACTACCAAATTTATTATTACGAATATATGTATAGGTTCAGAGACACTTCAGAGGAATAA
- a CDS encoding GNAT family N-acetyltransferase: MEIIELREKGQLLDKAIQVFWQQWGSEENFKFYEDAILQSATTSSDIPRFYVAVEEGEIIGTYAILRNDINSRQDLCPWLACLYVAEEHRGKGIGAKLLEHGLSVAAEKGYENLYLTTDLENYYERYGWKNSGIAYGPGGGSIKLYEKGTTK, from the coding sequence ATGGAAATTATTGAACTTAGAGAGAAGGGTCAACTATTGGATAAGGCTATCCAAGTTTTTTGGCAACAGTGGGGAAGTGAGGAGAACTTCAAATTTTACGAAGATGCGATTCTCCAATCTGCTACAACCTCTTCTGATATACCACGGTTTTATGTGGCAGTGGAAGAGGGAGAAATCATTGGTACATATGCTATTTTAAGAAATGATATAAATAGCCGTCAGGACCTGTGTCCATGGTTGGCTTGCCTTTATGTTGCGGAGGAGCACAGAGGGAAGGGGATAGGTGCCAAGCTTTTGGAGCATGGATTAAGCGTGGCTGCTGAAAAAGGCTATGAGAACCTATACCTAACAACAGATTTAGAAAACTATTATGAGAGATACGGCTGGAAAAATAGCGGGATTGCATATGGACCAGGCGGTGGCTCGATTAAGCTTTATGAAAAAGGGACTACTAAATAA